The Pseudodesulfovibrio cashew genomic sequence GGAGTTGTCACGGCGTTTCGTCAAGGAGTACGAGCAGTCCGTGGGCAAGTTGAAGGAAGATACCTCGGCCCTGGTCTACGATAGCTTCATGTTGCTCAAGGACGCCATGGAACGGGCAGGGACCGTGGATAAGGCCAAGGTTCGTGACGCACTTGCCGCCACCAGGGGGTTCAAGGGTATTACAGGGACGATCCGTTTCGACGAAAACGGTGATCCCATCAAGCCCATGGTCATCAACGAACTCAGGTTTGGCGGGATTATGTTTCTGGAGCAGATCGACCCCTGACCGGGCGAGAGGTCCTATTCGGGGGATTGGCCGTTGGTCAAGGCAGTCCGGGGCAAAACGCTTTACATTCATATAATAATGGGCCAAACTCCACCTCTTTCGTAAGCATATGGCAAATGACAAGTGGAGTAACTACACGATGCCCAAGCATTTCTTGACCATTCTGGACATCCCCAGGGATGAGGCCCATCAGGTGCTCGCACGCGCCAAGGAGATGAAGGACAACGCTGTCCGTACCGATCTCCTGTCCGGCAAGGTGCTGCTCCTGATTTTTGACAAGGCTTCCACGCGGACCCGCGTGTCCTTTGAGATCGGCGTCCGCCAGCTCGGCGGCGATCCCGTTTTCATCGCCTCCAAGGATTCTCAGCTCGGCCGCAGTGAGCCGCTCAAGGACACCGCGCGCGTGCTGTCGCGATATGCGGACGGGCTCATCGTGCGAACCTTCGGCCAGGGCAATCTCGAGACCCTGGTCGAGTACGGCGACATCCCGGTGGTCAATGCCCTGACCGATGAATACCATCCCTGCCAGATCATGTCCGACATGCTGACAATGTACGAGCGGACTCCCGACCTGGAGAAACTCAAGGTGGCATGGGTCGGCGACGGCAACAACATGGCCCACTCCTTCATCAATGGCTCGGCGACCTTTGGCTACGAACTGGCCCTGGCCTGCCCCGAGGGGTATGATCCGGACCCGGCCATCGTGGACAAGGCCGTATCCTTGGGAGCCAAGGTCACTTTGACCCGCGATCCCGCCGAGGCCGTGGCCGGAGCGCACTACGTCAATACCGACGTCTGGGCGTCCATGGGTCAGGAGGCCGAGCAGAAGAAACGCGAGGCCGCCTTTGCCGGGTACATGGTCGATGAAGCCTTGATGGCCAAGGGCGCGGACAACGCCAAGTTCATGCACTGCCTGCCCGCCCACCGGGGTGAGGAAGTCAGCGAGTCCGTGTTCGAGAGCCCGGCTTCCATCGTCTGGGACCAGGCCGAAAACCGGCTGCACATGCAGAAAGCCATTCTTGAATGGATATATAAATAATCAAAAGAGATAGAGCTCAAAGGAATCAATCATGAGCAAGATAGAAAAAGTGGTCCTCGCCTATTCCGGCGGCCTGGATACCTCGATTATCCTCAAGTGGATCAAGAATAACTACAATTGTGACGTGGTCTGCATGACCGCCGACCTCGGTCAGGGCGAGGAGATGGACGGCATTGAAGACAAGGCGCTGGCCACCGGTGCGGTCAAGGCCTACGTCGAGGACCTGCGTGAGGAGTTCGTGCGCGACTACGTCTTCCCCATGTTTCGGGCCAATGCCCTGTACGAGGGCCGCTACCTGCTGGGCACGGCCATTGCCCGTCCGCTGATTTCCAAGCGGATGGTCGAGATCGCCGAGATGGAAGGCG encodes the following:
- the argF gene encoding ornithine carbamoyltransferase; the protein is MPKHFLTILDIPRDEAHQVLARAKEMKDNAVRTDLLSGKVLLLIFDKASTRTRVSFEIGVRQLGGDPVFIASKDSQLGRSEPLKDTARVLSRYADGLIVRTFGQGNLETLVEYGDIPVVNALTDEYHPCQIMSDMLTMYERTPDLEKLKVAWVGDGNNMAHSFINGSATFGYELALACPEGYDPDPAIVDKAVSLGAKVTLTRDPAEAVAGAHYVNTDVWASMGQEAEQKKREAAFAGYMVDEALMAKGADNAKFMHCLPAHRGEEVSESVFESPASIVWDQAENRLHMQKAILEWIYK